In Methanoculleus sp. SDB, the DNA window GAGTGCACGAGAAAGGCGTTTTCGATGCTCAAACATCTTCCTGACCGGCCCGAGATCCTTGACATCGGGTGCGGGGCGGGAATGCAGACGATCGAGCTGGCCCGCATCTGCCCGGACTGCCGCATCACCGCCGTCGACGTCCACAAGCCGTTCCTCGACGATCTTGACCGGAAGGCGAAGGCGGCTGGGGTGGCGGATCGGATCACGACGATGCGAGCGTCCATGGACGATCTGCCTTTCGAGGATGCGGCCTTCGACGTCCTCTGGGCGGAGGGTTCGATCTTCATCGTAGGATTCGCGGAAGGGCTTCGGCGGTGGAAGCGGCTGCTCCGGCCGGGCGGCTATCTCTGCGCGACCGAAGCGGTCTGGTTCGCCGATCGGCCCTCGCCGGAGGCGGCGGCGTTCTGGAACGACTGCTACCCGGCGATCACACGGGTGGCAGAGAACCGTGCAGTGGCCGGGGCCGCCGGCTACGAGGTCGTCGGGACGTTCCCGCTCCCCGGGTCCGTGTGGCGGGACAACTACTACGGGCCGCTTGAAAAGCGGCTGCCGGACCTGAAGAAGGCGGCCGCGGGGAGTCCCGACGCAGAAGGTTTTGTCGCGTTCTCGGAGCGGGAGATCGCAATGTACCGGGAGCACGGGGACGAGTACGGATACGCGTTCTTCATCCTGAGGAGGAGGTGATCCGCGAGGGAGAGGAAGGGAGGCGGATTTTCCCCTCTCCGTAAACGTCTCCCGTTCGCCCATGCCCGCCGTCGACTTCGTCTACCCTAATCTCTTCAGCACCCGTATACCCGTTTATTTTCCACCCGTCCCTCTCACCAGTGCCAGATATCCGAAAGGATCCGGGAAGTCAGTACAATCATCCCCCATTC includes these proteins:
- a CDS encoding SAM-dependent methyltransferase, translating into MDSSFLFTMHEGLPRQGPGSNECTRKAFSMLKHLPDRPEILDIGCGAGMQTIELARICPDCRITAVDVHKPFLDDLDRKAKAAGVADRITTMRASMDDLPFEDAAFDVLWAEGSIFIVGFAEGLRRWKRLLRPGGYLCATEAVWFADRPSPEAAAFWNDCYPAITRVAENRAVAGAAGYEVVGTFPLPGSVWRDNYYGPLEKRLPDLKKAAAGSPDAEGFVAFSEREIAMYREHGDEYGYAFFILRRR